GGTGGAAATATTCCAGGAACCTCCGCAGGATCCGCCAACTGAACTCCTAGCCACCTGTAAGGACGAGGATGATTTTCCTCCAACCGAAGAAATTCGTATTCAGGAAGAACATTCCGAGTCGAAGAAGAAATCCACCACAGATCAGATTCGCTCATTCTTGAACAAGATCAAGAGACCCTGATCCGGCAGTCTCTCCCGTGTCCCTCAAAAGTATCTTGAATGATTCCTCAGATTCTCTCGTCCCGGGTGGCTATAGAGAAGTCCTTAAGATAGCAATTCCGCTGGTTTTATCGACAGCCTCACTCACCCTCATGCTTTTTATCGATCGCCTGTTCCTCTCGTGGCATAGCCAAAGTGCCGTTGCCGCTTCGACTCCCGGAGGGATTACGTACTTTACAATTTGTTCTTTCTTTCTTGGTACCGCACAGTACGTCAATACTCTTGTAGCTCAGTACCACGGAGCCGGAGACAAGCAATCCTGTGCGAAAGCAGTGTGGCAGGGCATATGGTTTTCTGCGCTTTCCGCTCCACTGATCCTGTGCATGATACCTGTGGGAAAGGCGGTGCTCAGATGGGGCGGTCACGGCCCCGAACTCCTGGAATTGGAGGAAGGATTTTTCACTCTTTTGATGCTGGGAGGCATGCTTCTTCCTTTGAATGCGGCCCTTTCTTCTTTTTTCTCGGGGAGAGGACAAACCAATGTGGTCATGTGGGGGAACCTCTTAGCCAATGCCGCAAACGCTGTGCTGGATTACGTCTTTATTTTCGGTCGTTGCGGGATTCCCGAACTGGGAATCTATGGAGCAGGTCTTGCAACTGCTCTGACCAGCGGTGTACCCACGATCTACTGGGCTGCCCTGTTTCTGTCCCGGAGATTTGCAGGCACGCACGGGACGCGAAAAGCTTATGGTTTCGATAAACCGATGTTCGCTCTTCTGCTGCGTTTCGGTTTACCTTCAGGAATGCAGTTTTTCCTGGACGTGGGTTCTTTCACGGTATTTGTCCTTCTGGTGGGAAGGTTGGGTGAAGCAAGCCTGGCCGCGACCAATATAGTCCTAAGCATAGAAATGTTATCTTTTCTGCCAATGGTTGGAATGTCAATCGCTACGTCTATGCTCGTGGGAGCATACCTTGGAGAGGGCAGTCCATACCTTGCGGAAAAGAGCGTCCGATCTTCAATGGTGCTGGCTCTGAGTTATTCTTCCACACTTGCTTTG
The sequence above is a segment of the Desulfomonile tiedjei DSM 6799 genome. Coding sequences within it:
- a CDS encoding MATE family efflux transporter, which encodes MSLKSILNDSSDSLVPGGYREVLKIAIPLVLSTASLTLMLFIDRLFLSWHSQSAVAASTPGGITYFTICSFFLGTAQYVNTLVAQYHGAGDKQSCAKAVWQGIWFSALSAPLILCMIPVGKAVLRWGGHGPELLELEEGFFTLLMLGGMLLPLNAALSSFFSGRGQTNVVMWGNLLANAANAVLDYVFIFGRCGIPELGIYGAGLATALTSGVPTIYWAALFLSRRFAGTHGTRKAYGFDKPMFALLLRFGLPSGMQFFLDVGSFTVFVLLVGRLGEASLAATNIVLSIEMLSFLPMVGMSIATSMLVGAYLGEGSPYLAEKSVRSSMVLALSYSSTLALLYMIFPGVFIEMFRPEHDDQFGAVLAQGILILRLVAIYTVFDTMFIVYNGALRGAGDTKFTMRAQILLAWFFFIPPVYFMIEYLQWGLGIVWFWAVVYVVTLGLVFFYRFRSGYWKTIDMIKR